In Rhodothermales bacterium, a single window of DNA contains:
- a CDS encoding M1 family metallopeptidase — protein sequence MLSVLFLMSLFMATPGTAQAVRPVPYPVMEGPRFERAIENGTRTRTGHPGPNYWLNTATYDMDVVLSPDTRTVRATSVVTYTNASPDTLRVLPVHLRQNLHAEGVVRNRPQALTGGVHLGTVSVNDAPLVERTSARQPGYVVNGTRMTLVPAEPVLPGQTVRLGFTWSFEVPGPGAPRMGTDGEMFFVAYWYPQLAVYDDVKGWNAEAYMGNGEFYMGFADYDVRITAPDGWLVGATGVLSNPDDVLTDAARDRLRRAASEPDVVHVVTESDLASGTATRTSDEGHLTWHFRAERVRDFSFASSNRYLWDATHADTGDGGTSMIHALYRPEAAVWQRSAEFGRYSIEFLSRQLGLPYPYPHMTAVEGVVGGGMEFPMMTHIGGSRSDRALFGVTFHEIAHMWFPMIVGSNEKAFTWMDEGLTSFNTNEATADFWGVDAWNPAGQGYYRIAGTGDEVEPMRHGDQYPLDGAARGLASYSKPAVALHALRGMIGDERFYEAYQEYARRWAYRHPQPYDLFNTFEDVLGRDLDWFWTPLFFETWTLDHAVESVTSGPGGVVVRVADRGLTPYPAHVRVTYDDDMTIEMAISADFWLEGSRLEEVTFQPGRVVRVEIDPDGFAPDVDRSNNVWTASPVR from the coding sequence TTGCTGTCTGTTCTTTTCTTGATGTCGCTGTTCATGGCCACTCCGGGCACGGCCCAGGCCGTCCGTCCCGTGCCCTATCCGGTCATGGAAGGCCCGCGATTTGAACGGGCCATCGAGAACGGAACGCGGACGCGGACCGGGCACCCGGGCCCGAACTACTGGTTGAACACCGCGACGTACGACATGGACGTCGTGCTGTCGCCCGATACCCGCACGGTCCGGGCCACGTCGGTCGTCACCTACACGAATGCTTCGCCCGATACGCTCCGCGTGCTGCCTGTCCACCTGCGCCAGAATCTGCATGCGGAGGGCGTGGTCCGGAACCGGCCCCAGGCATTGACCGGCGGTGTGCATCTGGGTACCGTCTCGGTGAACGATGCGCCGCTCGTGGAGCGTACGTCGGCGCGCCAGCCCGGTTATGTGGTAAACGGCACGCGGATGACCCTCGTCCCGGCGGAGCCCGTCCTTCCAGGCCAGACGGTACGACTCGGCTTCACGTGGTCGTTCGAGGTCCCCGGTCCGGGCGCCCCGCGCATGGGCACGGATGGCGAAATGTTCTTTGTGGCGTACTGGTATCCCCAGTTGGCCGTCTACGATGACGTCAAGGGCTGGAACGCCGAAGCCTACATGGGCAATGGCGAGTTCTACATGGGATTCGCGGACTACGACGTCCGGATCACCGCGCCGGACGGATGGCTGGTGGGGGCCACAGGAGTCCTTTCGAATCCGGACGATGTGCTCACCGATGCCGCCCGGGATCGCCTTCGAAGAGCAGCTTCGGAGCCGGATGTGGTGCACGTGGTCACGGAATCGGATCTGGCGTCGGGTACGGCTACCCGGACATCGGATGAGGGCCACCTGACGTGGCATTTCCGCGCGGAACGCGTCCGGGACTTTTCGTTCGCATCGTCCAATCGCTATCTGTGGGATGCCACGCACGCCGACACGGGCGATGGCGGCACGTCCATGATCCACGCGCTGTATCGTCCGGAGGCCGCGGTCTGGCAACGATCCGCCGAGTTCGGGCGGTACAGCATAGAATTCCTGTCGCGGCAGTTGGGCCTTCCCTACCCCTATCCGCACATGACGGCGGTTGAAGGTGTCGTTGGCGGCGGCATGGAATTCCCGATGATGACCCATATTGGTGGCAGCCGATCGGACAGGGCCTTGTTCGGCGTGACCTTCCATGAAATCGCCCATATGTGGTTTCCCATGATCGTGGGCAGCAACGAGAAGGCCTTCACGTGGATGGACGAGGGACTGACATCCTTCAATACGAATGAGGCAACGGCCGATTTCTGGGGGGTCGATGCATGGAATCCCGCCGGTCAGGGCTACTACCGGATTGCCGGAACCGGCGACGAGGTGGAACCGATGCGCCACGGCGACCAGTATCCGTTGGATGGGGCGGCACGCGGCTTGGCTTCCTACAGCAAGCCGGCCGTGGCGCTCCACGCCCTGCGCGGCATGATCGGCGACGAGCGGTTCTATGAGGCCTATCAGGAGTATGCCCGGCGCTGGGCGTACCGGCATCCGCAACCCTACGATCTGTTCAATACGTTCGAAGACGTGCTGGGCCGGGACCTGGACTGGTTCTGGACGCCGTTGTTCTTCGAGACGTGGACCCTGGACCACGCGGTGGAGTCGGTGACGTCCGGCCCCGGGGGCGTGGTCGTACGCGTGGCGGACCGGGGTCTTACGCCCTATCCGGCTCACGTGCGGGTCACGTACGACGACGACATGACGATTGAAATGGCCATTTCCGCGGATTTCTGGCTCGAAGGCTCACGCCTCGAAGAGGTCACGTTCCAACCCGGACGTGTGGTGCGGGTGGAAATCGACCCGGATGGCTTTGCTCCGGACGTGGACCGCTCGAACAACGTTTGGACGGCATCGCCCGTGCGCTGA
- a CDS encoding sulfite exporter TauE/SafE family protein produces MPRDGRTLRPYAKGWHSMDHISVALVAFLASILTLYSGFGLGTVLLPVFAMFFPVEVAVAATAVVHAANNVFKIAAVGRHADWALVRRFGIPAIAAAVVGASLLGLVSTAPRQLAWSFFGLDATLTPVGLILGVLMVGFALFELLPALRRLEFGRDHLVAGGLLSGFFGGLSGHQGALRSAFLVKLGLDTPVFVGSTALISFMVDAMRIAVYAATFFLLGKGSPIGSTEAPLMATAIVAAFAGVFLGSRYVAKVTMETVQLIAGTLLLIIGLGVAVGLI; encoded by the coding sequence ATGCCCCGGGACGGCCGTACTTTACGCCCATACGCCAAGGGATGGCATTCAATGGACCACATTTCAGTTGCACTGGTCGCCTTCTTGGCGTCCATTCTGACCCTCTACTCGGGCTTCGGATTGGGGACCGTTCTCTTGCCGGTCTTCGCAATGTTTTTTCCGGTTGAGGTCGCCGTCGCAGCCACGGCCGTGGTCCACGCCGCGAACAATGTTTTCAAGATCGCCGCGGTCGGACGGCATGCGGACTGGGCGCTGGTCCGCCGCTTCGGCATTCCGGCCATTGCTGCTGCCGTCGTCGGCGCGTCCCTCCTGGGTCTGGTATCGACCGCACCGCGGCAGTTGGCATGGTCGTTTTTCGGGTTGGACGCCACATTGACACCCGTGGGACTCATACTGGGCGTGCTGATGGTCGGATTCGCGTTATTTGAACTCCTGCCCGCGCTCCGCCGGTTGGAATTCGGACGCGATCATCTGGTTGCCGGTGGATTGTTGTCGGGCTTTTTCGGCGGTCTTTCCGGACACCAGGGTGCCCTTCGATCGGCATTCCTGGTCAAACTGGGCCTGGATACACCTGTTTTCGTGGGCAGTACCGCGCTTATCAGTTTCATGGTGGATGCGATGCGTATTGCGGTCTACGCCGCCACGTTCTTCCTGCTGGGAAAGGGGTCCCCGATCGGTTCGACGGAAGCTCCGCTGATGGCCACGGCCATAGTCGCCGCCTTCGCGGGCGTCTTCCTCGGCAGCCGATACGTCGCCAAAGTGACCATGGAGACGGTACAGCTGATTGCCGGCACGTTGTTGCTGATTATCGGGTTGGGTGTAGCGGTCGGCTTGATCTGA
- a CDS encoding NAD(P)H-dependent oxidoreductase, with translation MSHSPNNPPKLRVLGFAGSIREGSYNRALLQAAMELAPDGVHIEPYDLAGIPFYNGNLDKDGLRPEEVERFKKAISDAGALLVVTPEYNSAIPGVLQNAIDWASRPAFRSPLAGKAVAIMGASPGAFGTTRGQEHLKLILMASLALVMPHPGVAVNKAADKFNDDGQLTDQATRGFIGEYLVTFQEFVHETADAISRKDPA, from the coding sequence ATGTCGCACTCCCCGAATAATCCACCCAAGCTGCGCGTGCTGGGCTTCGCTGGCAGCATTCGCGAAGGATCCTACAACCGTGCACTTCTGCAGGCCGCGATGGAGCTGGCCCCTGACGGCGTGCACATCGAACCGTACGACCTGGCGGGGATTCCTTTCTACAACGGCAATCTCGACAAGGATGGTCTACGGCCGGAGGAAGTGGAACGCTTCAAGAAGGCGATTTCCGACGCCGGTGCCCTGCTGGTGGTTACTCCGGAATACAATTCCGCCATTCCGGGAGTACTCCAGAACGCAATCGACTGGGCATCCCGTCCGGCATTCCGCTCACCGCTGGCTGGCAAGGCCGTAGCCATCATGGGCGCTTCCCCGGGGGCTTTCGGAACAACCCGGGGCCAGGAACACCTCAAACTGATCCTCATGGCATCGCTCGCTCTGGTCATGCCGCATCCCGGGGTCGCCGTGAATAAAGCTGCCGATAAATTCAACGATGATGGGCAATTGACCGACCAGGCGACCCGGGGCTTCATTGGCGAATACCTCGTGACATTCCAGGAATTCGTACACGAAACGGCAGATGCGATCTCCAGGAAGGACCCGGCTTGA
- a CDS encoding DUF3095 domain-containing protein: MPSFYTDLPPVHVFEGVFDDANFQPVPDDWWAVVLDIQDSTGWIRRGHYRDVNFVGASAIAALRNAATDRDIPFVFGGDGATLLVPETDRERIAGTLLGVVRSARELFSMELHAGMIRVGTLRSEGLDIQVARYQASTHYAQAILRGPGVAEAERRVKKADGAGVYRMDDVAERPPDFTGVECRWSRIDSPRGETVSLLVLADRAEEYRSLFTTLDRIYGTDAERHPTLPGNLRLALNPFKLARYEPKVRRSPGHRTLYTIRIWLQQFLLVLFVRLKLTVGGVEWDRYLPTLSDTSDVRKFDGMLRMVMSGTTAQREQLNAFLQERHAAGHLVWGMHVAGSAIMTCVVFERLGDQVHFVDGSDGGYAMAAADLKRRLETST, encoded by the coding sequence ATGCCCTCTTTCTACACCGATTTACCACCCGTTCATGTGTTTGAGGGCGTGTTCGATGATGCGAATTTCCAGCCCGTCCCGGACGACTGGTGGGCCGTCGTTCTGGACATCCAGGATTCGACCGGTTGGATACGCCGCGGGCATTACCGGGATGTCAACTTTGTCGGTGCGAGTGCCATAGCCGCGCTCCGGAATGCCGCCACGGACCGCGATATCCCCTTTGTTTTCGGAGGTGACGGGGCCACGCTGCTCGTGCCGGAAACGGACCGGGAGCGCATTGCGGGCACCCTGCTGGGCGTAGTCCGGTCGGCCCGGGAATTGTTCTCGATGGAACTGCACGCGGGAATGATCCGGGTGGGTACGCTGCGATCGGAGGGGCTCGACATCCAGGTGGCGCGCTATCAGGCGTCCACACACTATGCCCAGGCCATCCTGCGTGGTCCGGGCGTTGCGGAAGCCGAACGACGGGTCAAGAAGGCGGACGGTGCAGGTGTGTACCGCATGGATGATGTCGCGGAGCGGCCACCGGATTTCACAGGTGTGGAATGCCGCTGGTCACGCATTGACAGTCCTCGGGGGGAGACGGTCAGCTTGCTCGTACTGGCTGACCGAGCCGAGGAATACCGCAGCCTGTTCACGACACTGGACCGGATATACGGCACCGACGCCGAGCGCCACCCGACCCTTCCCGGGAATCTTCGACTCGCCCTCAATCCATTCAAGCTGGCCCGGTACGAACCCAAGGTCCGGCGTTCGCCGGGACACCGCACCCTGTACACCATTCGGATCTGGCTGCAGCAGTTCCTCCTGGTGCTCTTCGTCCGCCTGAAGCTGACGGTAGGCGGCGTCGAATGGGACCGCTACCTGCCGACCCTCTCGGACACGTCGGACGTGCGCAAGTTCGACGGCATGCTCCGTATGGTCATGAGCGGCACCACCGCCCAACGGGAGCAGCTGAATGCTTTTTTGCAAGAACGTCATGCCGCAGGACACCTGGTCTGGGGGATGCACGTCGCAGGGAGCGCCATCATGACCTGTGTGGTGTTCGAACGCCTCGGCGATCAGGTTCACTTCGTCGATGGATCGGACGGCGGGTACGCCATGGCCGCCGCCGACCTCAAACGTCGGCTGGAAACGTCAACGTAA
- a CDS encoding GAF domain-containing sensor histidine kinase: MPHSPIRDRLVLQRLLDVTIQLNSAGSLDDLLTYIIEAVTQLLDCEAGSLLLFDERHQELRFVASTGTSQEDLAAIPVPLEGSIAGRVFTTGDPVIQNDLRAAEQHFKVVGEVVNFRTDSLLAVPMSIEGRATGVLEALNKRSGPFDVEDEALLSGFANQAALAIRNARQIRYVESAYERLQAFEAFRTEFMAIASHELRTPLAILNQALDILQEETTGIQQTFAGDARVAADRMASIIESMTQLEALRLGNVDGARRAVSIRDVLLRLGEDYGPVVRKAGLSFSVSAPNMDVSVWSDLDRLVRILGNAILNSVAATEEGGQVHVTCQHDENGLQLSVTDTGAGLSRQDLSRAFDEFFQAEDHMTRKQGGLGIGLAVARKLAELDDAVVGLESDGLGRGARFTLTFPADV; encoded by the coding sequence ATGCCTCATTCCCCCATCCGCGACCGGCTGGTCCTCCAGCGACTGCTGGACGTGACCATCCAGTTGAATTCGGCCGGCAGTCTGGACGACTTGCTTACGTATATCATAGAAGCCGTTACCCAGCTGTTGGACTGCGAAGCCGGTTCGCTGCTGCTGTTCGACGAGCGACACCAGGAACTCCGGTTCGTGGCTTCGACCGGTACGAGCCAGGAGGATCTGGCCGCCATACCGGTTCCCCTCGAAGGCAGCATTGCCGGTCGGGTATTCACGACTGGCGATCCCGTCATCCAGAATGACCTGCGGGCCGCAGAACAGCATTTCAAGGTCGTGGGTGAGGTCGTGAACTTCAGGACCGACTCGCTCCTCGCGGTCCCGATGTCCATTGAGGGACGGGCCACCGGCGTTCTCGAGGCCCTCAACAAGCGGTCGGGACCGTTCGACGTCGAGGACGAGGCGTTGCTCAGCGGGTTTGCCAACCAGGCCGCACTGGCCATTCGGAATGCCCGGCAAATCCGGTATGTCGAGTCCGCCTATGAGCGGCTCCAGGCGTTCGAGGCCTTCCGGACCGAGTTCATGGCCATCGCCTCGCATGAATTGCGTACGCCGCTCGCTATCCTGAACCAGGCGCTCGATATCCTGCAGGAGGAGACCACGGGGATCCAACAGACGTTTGCCGGTGACGCCCGCGTCGCGGCCGATCGCATGGCATCCATCATCGAGTCCATGACGCAGCTCGAGGCGCTGCGGCTGGGCAATGTGGACGGGGCCCGTCGGGCGGTCTCCATCCGGGATGTACTTCTCAGGCTGGGGGAGGACTACGGGCCGGTCGTACGCAAGGCGGGCCTTTCATTCTCTGTCTCGGCGCCCAACATGGACGTCTCGGTTTGGTCCGACCTGGACCGACTGGTGCGCATTCTGGGCAACGCCATCCTGAACAGCGTGGCGGCCACGGAGGAAGGTGGACAGGTTCATGTGACCTGCCAACACGACGAAAACGGGCTGCAACTGTCCGTGACCGACACGGGTGCCGGGCTGTCCAGACAGGACCTGTCCCGTGCGTTCGATGAGTTCTTCCAGGCAGAAGACCACATGACGCGCAAGCAGGGCGGCCTCGGCATCGGTCTTGCGGTGGCCCGCAAGTTGGCGGAACTGGATGATGCGGTCGTCGGGCTTGAAAGTGACGGTCTGGGCCGCGGAGCACGATTTACGTTGACGTTTCCAGCCGACGTTTGA
- a CDS encoding deoxyhypusine synthase family protein — translation MISDFIEHHYRHFNAAALVDAAKGYVDHLQKGGKMMVTLAGAMSTAELGLSFAELIRRGHVHAITCTGANLEEDVFNLVAHDHYVRIPRYRDLTPADEEALLERHLNRVTDTCIPEEEAIRRIEKAVLDHWVAADEAGERYFPHEFLYRILLSGVLEEHYQIDPADSWLLAAAEKNLPIIVPGWEDSTLGNIFAGHVIKGTVKNVHTVRSGIEYMTYLADWYRREVPSAGVGFFQIGGGIAGDFPICVVPMLEQDLELDDVKRWAYFCQISDSTTSYGSYSGAVPNEKITWGKLSADTPSYVIESDATIVAPLIFTYVLERLGDQAHPKGH, via the coding sequence TTGATTTCTGATTTCATTGAACATCATTACCGGCACTTCAACGCCGCAGCGCTGGTCGATGCGGCAAAGGGGTACGTGGATCACCTGCAGAAGGGCGGTAAGATGATGGTCACCCTGGCCGGTGCCATGAGCACGGCCGAACTGGGGTTGTCCTTCGCGGAGCTCATCCGTCGGGGACATGTGCACGCCATTACGTGCACGGGTGCCAATCTGGAGGAAGATGTCTTCAACCTGGTGGCCCATGACCATTACGTCCGTATTCCGCGGTATCGGGACTTGACGCCGGCCGACGAAGAGGCCCTGCTGGAGCGGCACCTGAACCGGGTCACCGATACGTGCATCCCCGAGGAAGAGGCCATCCGTCGCATTGAGAAAGCCGTCCTCGATCATTGGGTCGCCGCCGATGAGGCCGGTGAGCGGTATTTCCCGCACGAGTTCCTGTACCGGATCCTGCTCAGCGGCGTCCTGGAGGAGCACTACCAGATTGACCCTGCCGACAGCTGGCTGCTGGCGGCGGCCGAAAAGAACCTCCCCATCATTGTACCGGGCTGGGAAGACTCCACGCTGGGCAACATCTTTGCCGGGCACGTCATCAAGGGGACCGTCAAGAACGTCCACACGGTCCGGTCCGGAATCGAGTACATGACCTATCTGGCCGACTGGTACCGCAGGGAAGTCCCTTCGGCAGGCGTGGGTTTCTTCCAGATTGGCGGTGGCATTGCCGGCGACTTTCCCATTTGCGTCGTCCCCATGCTGGAGCAGGATCTTGAGCTCGACGACGTGAAACGCTGGGCCTATTTCTGCCAGATCAGTGATTCCACGACCAGTTACGGCTCGTACTCCGGGGCCGTGCCGAACGAGAAGATCACCTGGGGCAAGCTCTCCGCAGATACCCCTTCCTACGTGATCGAGTCCGACGCGACCATTGTCGCACCGCTCATCTTCACCTACGTCCTCGAACGTCTGGGCGACCAGGCTCATCCCAAAGGCCATTGA
- the speA gene encoding biosynthetic arginine decarboxylase, translating into MKEPIVPVTAWSTDDAEALYMMGTWSDGYYAVGDNGNVHATQIGNPIDIRQVVDALVDRGVTFPLLIRFQDVLKGRVVQLNEAFREAIKEMEYGNRYTGVYPIKVNQLHEVVEEVLDAGKPFGMGLECGSKAELVAALPHLESDDTLLICNGYKDQTTVDLILTGQSLGKNVLPVMEKYDEFDALMAASRKRKIATQFGVRVRLTTAGAGKWADSGGDLSKFGISIPELLRVIERLHELDEVDAFKLLHFHLGSQISDIRSLKRAVKEITQVYVQMRARGIPVDYLDVGGGLGVNYGASYASDEDGINYSLQEYANAIVQTVKEVCDAADAPHPVIISESGRALTAHHSVLVVNTLGMYRKDEINDDFEPSEDDHQVVKDLFETLSWVSAGEEMDLSQLLEALHDAAGKRQEADSLFGFGYLSIEQKAAAERLYWSICRRLNRFLHAMDEDEILPPELDALDTHLVDQCLCDFSVFQSALDHWAIGQRFPIMPLQRLDEEPTRRAVLVDLTCDSDGKISSYVSSGTDKRFMNMHAIEPGEPYYLGFFLMGAYQDIMGDTHNLFGRVSEAHIYADDDEPEGFYIEKILPGTSVQDMLALVQYFPNDLQNRMNKLIRSKIDDGTLRPRIGFELLERYKKAFDQHTYYTTHDRA; encoded by the coding sequence TTGAAAGAACCAATTGTCCCTGTCACCGCATGGTCCACTGACGATGCGGAAGCGTTGTATATGATGGGTACCTGGAGCGACGGGTACTACGCAGTCGGCGACAACGGAAACGTACATGCCACCCAGATTGGCAACCCGATCGACATCCGCCAGGTCGTGGATGCGCTCGTTGACCGGGGTGTCACCTTCCCGCTGCTCATCCGCTTCCAGGATGTACTCAAGGGGCGGGTCGTGCAACTCAATGAGGCGTTCCGCGAGGCCATCAAGGAGATGGAATACGGCAACCGGTATACGGGGGTCTATCCCATCAAGGTGAATCAACTCCACGAAGTGGTGGAGGAAGTGCTGGATGCCGGAAAGCCCTTCGGCATGGGCCTGGAGTGTGGCTCCAAGGCTGAATTGGTGGCCGCCCTCCCTCATCTGGAGAGTGATGACACGCTCCTGATCTGCAACGGCTACAAGGACCAGACCACGGTCGACCTCATCCTGACGGGGCAGTCCCTCGGCAAGAACGTGCTCCCGGTCATGGAGAAGTATGACGAGTTCGATGCCTTGATGGCGGCGTCGCGCAAGCGCAAAATCGCCACTCAGTTCGGCGTGCGCGTTCGCCTGACAACGGCCGGTGCCGGTAAATGGGCCGATTCCGGCGGAGACCTGTCCAAATTCGGCATCTCCATTCCCGAACTCCTCCGCGTCATTGAACGGCTGCATGAGTTGGACGAGGTGGATGCGTTCAAGCTGCTGCATTTCCACCTGGGCAGCCAGATTTCGGACATCCGGTCGCTGAAACGGGCGGTCAAGGAGATCACCCAGGTCTACGTCCAGATGCGGGCGCGGGGTATTCCGGTCGATTACCTGGATGTCGGGGGTGGCCTCGGCGTCAATTACGGCGCATCGTATGCCAGTGACGAAGACGGCATCAACTATTCCCTGCAGGAGTACGCCAACGCCATCGTACAGACGGTCAAGGAAGTGTGTGACGCGGCCGATGCACCGCATCCCGTCATCATCTCCGAAAGCGGACGCGCGCTCACGGCCCATCACTCCGTGCTGGTCGTGAATACCCTCGGCATGTACCGGAAGGACGAAATCAATGATGATTTCGAACCGTCCGAGGATGACCACCAGGTGGTAAAGGATCTGTTCGAGACGCTCTCCTGGGTCTCGGCGGGTGAGGAAATGGACCTTTCGCAGTTGCTCGAGGCGCTCCATGATGCCGCCGGCAAGCGTCAGGAAGCCGACTCCCTGTTCGGATTCGGGTACTTGAGCATTGAGCAAAAAGCGGCAGCGGAACGCCTGTACTGGTCCATTTGCCGCCGCTTGAATCGGTTCCTCCATGCGATGGACGAGGACGAGATCCTGCCGCCCGAACTGGATGCGCTGGACACCCACCTCGTGGACCAGTGCCTGTGCGACTTTTCCGTCTTCCAATCGGCGCTGGACCACTGGGCCATCGGCCAGCGCTTCCCCATCATGCCCCTCCAGCGCCTTGATGAGGAGCCCACGCGCCGCGCCGTGTTGGTGGACCTGACGTGCGATTCGGACGGAAAGATCAGCAGCTATGTCTCATCGGGGACGGACAAACGGTTCATGAACATGCACGCCATTGAACCGGGCGAGCCGTATTACCTCGGGTTTTTCCTGATGGGCGCGTACCAGGATATCATGGGCGATACGCACAATCTGTTCGGACGCGTATCGGAAGCCCACATCTACGCCGACGACGACGAACCGGAGGGCTTTTACATCGAGAAGATCCTTCCGGGAACGTCCGTGCAGGATATGCTGGCGCTTGTGCAGTACTTCCCGAACGATCTGCAGAACCGGATGAACAAGCTCATCCGGTCCAAGATCGATGACGGAACACTGCGCCCCCGGATCGGATTCGAACTCCTGGAGCGCTACAAGAAGGCGTTTGATCAACATACGTACTACACGACGCACGACAGGGCATGA
- a CDS encoding carbon-nitrogen hydrolase has protein sequence MTTSRSVTVGLVQMQCAEDAATNLERAVRGMETAAEGGATLVCLPELFLSPYFCQAEDVDLFRLAEPIPGPTTDRLVAECARLGVSVVASLFEKRAEGLYHNTAAVIDPKRGYLGKYRKMHIPDDPLYSEKFYFAPGDLGFKVFETAGIRVGVLVCWDQWYPEAARLTALMGADVLFYPTAIGWHPYEKASHGEAQHAAWETIQRSHAVANGCFVAAVNRSGFEPTVPGGAHPEGIEFWGQSFLAGPDGMILEKGPQETPADEPIVLLHTLDLDRIAEQRGGWPFFRDRRIDAYGDITRRFIDAD, from the coding sequence ATGACAACCTCCCGATCCGTTACTGTTGGCCTGGTCCAGATGCAATGCGCTGAGGACGCGGCCACGAATCTGGAACGCGCCGTCCGGGGCATGGAGACGGCTGCGGAGGGCGGCGCAACGCTCGTGTGTCTTCCCGAGCTGTTCCTCTCCCCGTATTTCTGTCAGGCGGAGGATGTGGACCTGTTCCGCCTGGCCGAACCCATTCCCGGACCGACGACGGACCGGCTGGTTGCCGAGTGCGCGCGGCTCGGCGTATCGGTCGTCGCGAGCCTGTTTGAAAAGCGGGCCGAAGGCCTGTACCACAACACAGCTGCCGTCATCGACCCGAAGCGCGGATACCTCGGAAAGTATCGTAAAATGCATATTCCGGACGATCCGCTGTACTCGGAGAAGTTCTATTTCGCGCCGGGCGACCTGGGGTTCAAGGTCTTCGAGACCGCCGGGATCCGGGTAGGCGTCCTGGTGTGCTGGGATCAGTGGTATCCCGAAGCGGCGCGACTGACGGCCCTGATGGGCGCGGACGTCCTGTTCTACCCGACGGCCATCGGGTGGCACCCGTACGAGAAAGCGTCCCACGGGGAGGCCCAGCATGCAGCATGGGAGACCATCCAGCGCAGCCACGCCGTCGCCAACGGATGCTTCGTGGCCGCGGTCAACCGGTCCGGTTTCGAGCCGACCGTCCCGGGCGGCGCGCACCCCGAGGGTATTGAATTCTGGGGGCAGTCGTTCCTGGCTGGCCCCGACGGCATGATCCTCGAGAAAGGGCCGCAGGAGACGCCGGCAGACGAACCCATCGTCCTGCTGCACACGCTTGATCTTGATCGGATAGCTGAACAACGGGGCGGCTGGCCGTTTTTCCGGGACCGCCGCATAGACGCCTACGGCGACATCACGCGCCGCTTCATCGATGCCGACTGA
- a CDS encoding agmatine deiminase family protein has product MNPKRRFPAEWEPHEGTWFSWPQNRDTWPTGLPETEQALAEAVRALASGETVWLNCLDHAHVRHVRNIVGTDRNIVYPVIPTNDAWCRDHGATFVYDGEDRVALDWHYNAWGGKYPPFDLDQQVAARMAAMTGARCVSVDVTLEGGALETDGRGTLLTTASCVLNPNRNPGLDQDGAESLFREYLGVERIVWLEGELAGDDTDGHIDNLVRFTDPDTLVYPVVAEQDVHFKGFERNRELLEANFHDDIRLIALPHPDPVWHEGVRLPASYMNFYIGNSVVVVPVYGCPADEEVCSTLGILFPDRTVVPIRCTEVIRGLGALHCLSQQVPRNHPSTT; this is encoded by the coding sequence GTGAACCCAAAGCGCCGCTTTCCGGCCGAGTGGGAGCCGCACGAGGGTACGTGGTTTTCATGGCCCCAGAACCGCGATACGTGGCCGACCGGCCTGCCCGAAACCGAACAGGCCCTGGCCGAGGCGGTCCGCGCACTGGCCAGTGGCGAAACGGTGTGGTTGAATTGCCTGGACCACGCGCACGTCCGTCATGTCCGGAACATCGTCGGTACGGACCGGAATATTGTGTATCCGGTCATCCCGACCAACGATGCGTGGTGCCGGGATCACGGGGCTACCTTCGTCTATGACGGCGAGGATCGGGTTGCGCTCGACTGGCACTACAATGCCTGGGGCGGCAAATACCCCCCCTTTGATCTCGACCAGCAGGTCGCGGCCCGGATGGCCGCAATGACGGGTGCACGGTGCGTGTCCGTTGACGTCACGCTGGAAGGCGGCGCGCTGGAAACCGACGGCCGGGGCACGTTGCTTACGACGGCCTCCTGCGTCCTGAATCCGAACCGGAACCCCGGATTGGACCAGGACGGGGCAGAATCCCTGTTCAGGGAGTATCTCGGCGTCGAGCGGATTGTGTGGCTGGAAGGGGAACTGGCGGGAGACGACACGGACGGTCACATTGACAACCTGGTCCGTTTTACGGATCCGGATACGCTCGTTTACCCGGTCGTTGCGGAGCAGGACGTCCACTTCAAGGGGTTTGAACGCAACCGTGAACTCCTGGAAGCAAATTTTCACGATGATATTCGTCTGATTGCCCTGCCGCACCCGGATCCTGTGTGGCACGAAGGCGTGCGACTGCCCGCCAGCTACATGAACTTCTACATCGGCAATTCCGTTGTGGTCGTACCCGTGTATGGCTGCCCGGCCGATGAAGAGGTCTGTTCGACGCTGGGCATACTGTTTCCTGATCGAACCGTGGTACCCATCCGCTGTACGGAGGTCATTCGGGGGCTCGGCGCCCTCCATTGCCTCTCGCAACAAGTACCCCGCAACCACCCTAGCACTACCTGA